A genomic stretch from Lathyrus oleraceus cultivar Zhongwan6 chromosome 2, CAAS_Psat_ZW6_1.0, whole genome shotgun sequence includes:
- the LOC127120179 gene encoding uncharacterized protein LOC127120179 yields the protein MASNEDHPHGDETVGGAEREIKRGITVMKKVIRDRDRGVLIKVHWNEGGQLIEPNGSTLTSFIGALVRNEVPITCDNWRNKQLNEAKDKIWSEIKRCFDIEENRRDHCLKLAGKLLRGFRTFLSTTFLRDTEGTFVDAELPSKYASLISPKEWETFKSKRKTQEFKSVSETNRQRASSPAYPYRKGRVGYGRLEQSILTKENSSETSLPAHVLWKEARVGKDGKIKEDVQQIFEKCETLSQSIVPYEDTDCRSILSRALDVPEYSGRVRGKGFGITQKSLNIKKQKTPSNKELQQTLEALKAEVLELRKERERDRAAGFKDTSDKDSINCNFQPTIPEGISPCHLYLARPTYRMVGKGKVHNNLGELLHTKPLPTGSLKVSVDIALEKDALLPHPDDVSDATLLGDAIGSFVAWPTDLIIVGYETPTKSKAKDKGIAREIESVASQKEIPVAKKTEISKRTGAKKKNPSKYRACLHTYLETTDISDGCVRLIPMDGAIFGFEYAEPLGKEDFDQILYHTQLSVGVINTYMRYLYDKLMGPRGLEQRFSFLNPMKTNLTEMIRKPDEVRTYVVERFMADTDREKLFFLPFNTGDGGHWLLVAINPFKEIVYYLDSLHNDWTTYPAMKTIVDTIIQTVRAQRKIQVPKRKANNITWNRVECPRQRNNIDCGYYTLRFMKETLLMDRTDIPSDYFDEYRCAYYSKDQLDEIKEELCQFIIELQVL from the exons ATGGCTAGTAACGAGGATCACCCACATGGTGATGAGACCGTTGGTGGTGCGGAAAGGGAAATTAAACGTGGAATAACGGTTATGAAGAAAGTTATTCGAGATAGAGATCGAGGCGTTTTAATAAAAGTGCATTGGAACGAAGGTGgacaactaattgagcctaacggttcaacATTGACAAGTTTTATTGGTGCATTGGTAAGGAATGAAGTTCCAATTACTTGTGATAATTGGAGAAATAAACAATTGAACGAAGCTAAAGACAAAATatggagtgagataaag AGGTGTTTCGACATCGAAGAAAACAGAAGAGATCATTGTCTCAAATTGGCCGGAAAGTTACTAAGAGGGTTTAGAACCTTTTTATCAACCACCTTTCTTAGGGATACGGAAGGTACTTTTGTTGATGCAGAGCTTCCATCTAAATATGCAAGTTTGATTTCACCTAAAGAATGGGAAACGTTTAAATCCAAACGAAAAACCCAAGAATTTAAGAGTGTAAGTGAAACAAACCGGCAAAGAGCATCAAGTCCGGCGTATCCCTATAGAAAAGGGCGTGTTGGATATGGACGCTTAGAGCAGTCTATA TTAACAAAGGAGAATAGTTCTGAAACATCTCTTCCggcacatgttttgtggaaggaagcccgtgtcGGTAAGGATGGAAAGATTAAAGAAGACGTTCAACAAATATTTGAGAAATGT GAGACTCTATCTCAATCTATAGTTCCATATGAAGACACTGATTGCAGGAGCATACTGAGTCGAGCATTAGATGTTCCcgagtattctggtcgggtgaggggcAAGGGATTTGGGATCACTCAAAAATCCTTGaatattaaaaaacaaaagaCTCCTAGCAATAAAGAACTGCAGCAAACTTTGGAAGCATTAAAAGCTGAAGTTCTTGAATTAAGAAAGGAAAGAGAAAGAGATCGAGCAGCGGGTTTTAAAGATACTAGTGACAAAGATAGTATCAATTGTAATTTTCAACCGACTATTCCAGAG ggcatttcaccttgtcacCTCTACTTAGCGAGACCGACttatcggatggttggcaaggggAAAGTTCATAACAATTTGGGTGAATTACTTCACACTAAACCGCTCCCTACTGGATCTTTGAAAGTCTCGGTTGATATTGCTTTGGAGAAGGATGCGTTATTACCACATCCTGACGATGTTTCGGATGCAACTTTATTGGGAGATGCCATAGGTTcatttgttgcatggccgacagACCTCATTAtcgtaggatatgag actcccacaaaatccaaagCAAAAGATAAGGGGATTGCGCGGgaaatcgagtcagttgcatcgCAAAAAGAG ATTCCTGTTGCTAAGAAGACTGAAATTTCCAAGAGGACCGGGGCTAAAAAGAAAAATCCTTCCAAGTATAGAGCGTGCCTCCATACATATTTAGAAACGACAGATATTTCGGATGGATGTGTTCGTTTAATACCTATGGATGGAGCTATTTTTGGTTTTGAGTATGCCGAGCCATTGGGTAAAGAggattttgatcaaattttgtATCATACGCAATTAAGCGTTGGTGTTATCAACACATACATGAG GTATTTATATGACAAATTGATGGGTCCGCGTGGGTTGGAGCAAAGATTCTCATTCTTAAATCCCATGAAAACGAACTTAACCGAAATGATAAGAAAACCAGATGAAGTCAGGACGTATGTAGTCGAGCGCTTTATGGCCGACACAGATAGAGAAAAGTTGTTCTTTTTACCGTTTAATACCGGCGACGG tggacattggttgttggTCGCGATAAATCCTTTTAAAGAAATTGTGTATTATTTGGATTCTTTACAcaatgattggacaacataccctGCTATGAAGACGATAGTTGACAC CattatacaaactgttcgagcACAAAGAAAAATTCAAGTACCAAAGAGAAAAGCCAATAACATTACATGGAATAGAGTGGAG TGTCCTCGACAGCGTAATAATATAGATTGTGGATATTACACGTTGAGGTTTATGAAAGAAACTCTTCTTATGGATCGAACAGATATTCCATCTGAT tactttgatgaatatAGATGTGCTTATTACTCAAAAGATCAGTTGGATGAAATTAAAGaggaattgtgtcaattcattatcGAGCTACAGGTTTTGTGA
- the LOC127120180 gene encoding cytochrome P450 84A1, whose translation MDSLLKLPTIDNFKEKPFFMATIFILPLILLLGLVSRILKKPTYPPGPKGLPFIGNMLMMDQLTHRGLANLAKKYGGIFHLRMGFLHMVAISDADAARQVLQVQDNIFSNRPATVAIKYLTYDRADMAFAHYGPFWRQMRKLCVIKLFSRKHAESWQSVRDEVDYAVRVISDNIGKPVNIGELVFNLTKNIIYRAAFGSSSREGQDEFIGILQEFSKLFGAFNISDFVPCLGAIDPQGLNARLVKARKDLDSFIDKIIDEHVEKKREIGDEETDMVDELLAFYSEEAKVNNESDDLQSSIKLTKDNIKAIIMDVMFGGTETVASAIEWAMAELIKSPEDLKKIQHELAEVVGLDRRIEESDFEKLTYLKCVVKETLRLHPPIPLLLHETSEDAMVNGYFIPKRARVMINAWAIGRDKSCWEEPESFKPSRFLNPNMPDFKGSNFEFIPFGSGRRSCPGMQLGLYALDLAVAHLLHCFTWELPDGMKPHEMDMSDVFGLTAPRATRLVAIPTKRVLCLLD comes from the exons ATGGATTCACTTCTAAAACTTCCAACCATCGACAACTTTAAGGAAAAACCGTTCTTTATGGCAACCATCTTCATCCTACCACTAATACTTTTGTTAGGTTTAGTGTCACGAATCCTCAAAAAACCAACATATCCACCAGGACCAAAAGGGTTGCCTTTTATAGGTAACATGTTAATGATGGACCAACTAACCCACCGTGGTTTAGCAAACTTAGCTAAAAAATACGGTGGCATCTTCCACCTACGCATGGGATTCCTCCACATGGTGGCTATTTCCGACGCGGATGCCGCCCGTCAAGTTCTCCAAGTTCAAGACAACATCTTTTCCAACCGTCCTGCAACGGTTGCCATAAAATACCTAACTTACGACCGCGCTGACATGGCATTCGCTCACTACGGTCCCTTTTGGCGCCAAATGCGAAAACTCTGCGTGATAAAGCTTTTCAGCCGCAAACACGCAGAGTCTTGGCAATCGGTTAGAGATGAGGTTGACTATGCTGTCAGAGTTATTTCTGACAACATAGGCAAACCTGTAAACATCGGAGAACTAGTGTTTAACTTAACCAAAAATATTATCTATCGAGCAGCTTTCGGGTCGAGTTCGAGAGAAGGACAAGATGAGTTTATTGGAATATTACAAGAGTTTTCCAAATTGTTCGGAGCTTTTAATATTTCAGACTTTGTACCTTGTTTAGGAGCTATTGATCCTCAAGGGCTTAATGCAAGACTTGTTAAGGCTCGTAAAGATTTGGATAGTTTCATAGACAAAATCATAGATGAACATGTGGAGAAGAAGAGAGAGATTGGTGATGAAGAAACTGATATGGTGGATGAGTTGCTTGCTTTCTATAGTGAAGAAGCTAAAGTGAATAATGAATCAGATGATTTGCAGAGTTCCATCAAACTTACAAAGGATAACATTAAAGCTATTATCATG GATGTGATGTTTGGAGGAACGGAAACGGTAGCATCAGCAATTGAATGGGCCATGGCTGAGTTAATAAAAAGTCCAGAAGATCTAAAAAAAATCCAACATGAGTTGGCTGAAGTTGTGGGCCTAGACCGTCGGATCGAAGAGTCCGACTTTGAGAAACTTACTTATTTAAAATGTGTAGTTAAGGAAACCCTACGTCTCCATCCGCCGATCCCGTTGCTCCTTCACGAAACTTCCGAAGATGCAATGGTTAACGGCTATTTTATTCCAAAGCGCGCACGCGTGATGATTAACGCGTGGGCGATTGGGAGAGATAAGAGTTGTTGGGAGGAACCTGAAAGTTTTAAGCCGTCACGGTTTTTGAATCCGAATATGCCTGATTTTAAAGGGAGTAATTTTGAGTTTATTCCATTTGGGTCGGGTCGTAGATCTTGCCCTGGGATGCAGTTGGGATTGTACGCGCTTGATTTGGCGGTGGCTCATCTTCTTCATTGCTTTACATGGGAGTTACCTGATGGAATGAAGCCACACGAAATGGACATGAGTGATGTGTTTGGACTCACTGCTCCTAGAGCAACTCGACTCGTTGCCATTCCTACTAAACGTGTCTTGTGTCTTCTTGATTAG